In Pan paniscus chromosome 1, NHGRI_mPanPan1-v2.0_pri, whole genome shotgun sequence, the DNA window TAGCTGAAAGGACAGATAGATCACAGGTCATCTTGTGGAGACTGAGGCCTCAATAGCCTGGCAGATGTCAGTGTTGGGTTGGGGCGCAGCTCACCAGATATCCCTCCCCATAGAATAGTGGCAATCATCTCAGTCCAGAAATAAGATATTGGCAGCTGAACCTGCCCTAGGACCCCTTGAGTGCTCAAGTGCTGTCTGGGTAAGTGCTGAGTAAGTCTGGAAATCCAGACTGGGGTCTCAGTACTAACCATGAGATTAAAGGTCAAGAAGGCTGGacatggcagctcacgcctgtaatcccagctctttgggagtctgaggcaggaggatcacttgagcccaggagtttgagaccagcctgggcaacctcattgctaccaaaaaacaaaaacaaaaattagccaggcatggtggcatgcacctgtggccccagctacttgggaggctgaggcaggaggattgcgtgagctcaggagttcgaggctgcagtgagccatgatcgcgccagtgcactgcactccggcctgggtgacagagcaagaccctgtctcaaaaaaaaaaaaaaaaaaagtcaagagaaACTACAAACTAGTGCATTATGCATCCTGCTGTATCCCAAGAATATTCTCATTCATGAGATAGGTCgttttatctccattttgtaTGAGATTCCAagaaattaagtgacttgcccaaagtcacacaaggAATGAAGCCTAGATTCTAAGTCTACCTAGCTTCCCTcctctggcctttttttttctttttttctttttttttttctttttgagacagagtctcactctgtcccccaggctggagtgcagttgtgcgatctcagctcactgcaacctccgcctcacacgttcaagtgattcttctgcctcagcctcctgagtagctgtgattataggcacgtgctaccaggcctggctgatttttttttttttttttttttttttttagatggagtttcactcttattgcccaggctggagtgcagtggcacaatctcggctcactgtaacctctgcctccaggttcaagcgattctcctgcctcagccacccgagcagctggaattacagacatgcgccactacgctcagctaatgttgtagttttagtagagatggggtttctccatgttggtcaggctggtcttgagctcctgacctcaggtgatctgcccgccttggccttccaaagtgccgggattacaggtgtgagccatcgtgcctggccaatttttgtatttttagtagagacagagtttcgccatgttggccaggctggtctcgaacacctgacctcaggtgatccacccgccttggcctcccaaagtgttaggattacaggcgtgaaccaccgtgcccagccacttacTCCCTCTTGATCCTTACATTATGGTAAGCAACCTCAGCTGAGAGCTAAGAGTAGGACCTGGAAGCCAGACATGAGTCAGAGACTCAGGTACTCAAATTCTTCTCCCACCCTGGGAGACAGTCTCCTCCTGCAACAGGGGATGGCCCTAGCCTAACGGGAGAGTCTGGGATGCCTATGCACAGTGGGGaggaatggatgggtggattTAGAGTGTTCAGTGATAGGGGGTCCAAGCAAGAAGAGCTTTTGGAAAAAGGGGCTCACCCTGTGGGAGAGTGGTCTTCCCACAGGCTGATCTTGGCTGTGATGGGCATAAACATTAGTAACACACAGAATTCTATTTGAATTTCAGTTCAGCTATTTGTTATGTACTCTTAGGCAGGTTTTCTGTCTGTTTTCCCTTTCTAATGGAGGCAAAACCACCCCCCCCATGCTGGTACATACATGGTAGGTACTGAATACACGCTCTTGCCGTTACCTCCCTTGCTAGGCTGTTTGACCAGCCCCAGCCCACTCACTGGAGCTTGTGGAATCGTTCAAATCCAGCGGCCACATACTGCCCTCTGTTCTTCAAGTCTGCCAGGTTGGTGACAGGGTGGCCATGACAAGGTGTGTAGAGGGCACGCACAGCCAGTGGGGCCTGCACAGCTGATGTCACCTCGCAGAGGAAGGCCTCCATGGTGGGGAAGCGGCGTTGAGTCACCACCAGCTGGGAGCCTGGGAAGAATGGGTCCCCATTCCGGTACACCACTACCCTCTTGGCTGCTGGACTGCCACCTGCCATAGTGTATCCTCAGTCAGAGAAACAGACCTGTTGTCAGGCAACCAAGGAAGGGCTGGGAACATTGCCAATCAGAGGTGGAGTCCTGCCCTCTCAcccaggaaggcagagggagattgTGGCAGGAGCATTTATCTGCATTCAGGGTTTTATCCCATCTGCCCTGGGGAGATCACACTTAAACATAGGTGTTACCCTACTCTCCAGAGCCTCCTTGCCACTCTAAAGCACAAGGCTGAGCTCAATTGGGGATCAGCTTTGGGAGCTGTTCCCTAAGGAGGATGGCTAGATCTTTTCCTGGGCCATGGCTCCCAGCTGGCTCCGGGGTCAATGCCCCATGCCAGTAGGAAGTGAACGGCAGGGCCCAGAATCTGTCCTGGCCAGAAGCAGAAATGAAAGCAGCCAGACTCAGAATCTAAGAAAAACCTTTATTCCCAACAGACCTCTCATTCTACTTCCCCCAGGTAACTCCTTAGCCAcacatttgttttttgagaccgtgtctcgctctgtagcccaggctggagtgcagtggcatcatcttggcctactgcaatctccatctcctgggttcaagcgattctcctgtctcagcctcccgagtaactgggactacaggcatgcaccaccacgcctggctaatttttatatttttagttgagatggggtttcatttcaccatgttggtcaggctggtctcaaacttctgacctcaggtgatccactcaccttggcctcccaaagtgctgggattacaggtgtgagccactgcacccggccccttatCCACAAATTTGGATTGAGCTACAGGCAGAGGATTGAAAATgtgtccttcctccttccctataCTCATGCCAGCTCTCTGCTCCAGCTTCTCTTGGCCCCACTAGTCACCAATGGCCAGGGGCAGGAGCAGAAGCCAGAGCTGGTCAGGGAGGTAGGATGAGGTCTTGTCTCACTGCCCTTTCATAGCATTCCCCTTTGGAACCTGATCCTCTCCTGGCTTCCTAGGGTCTAGCCAGGTGGTTCTGTTTTCCATGGCCTGCCCCTCCACTGTTCCTCTCCTGTACAGCCTGCCCCTGTAGAAGACAGAATCTCAGGTGACTTTGATCTCCATGGTATAGTCCTCTGCTTTTTCTGTCCTTCATGACTAGGCTCATTGGAGGTTCCATCTCTGGAGCTTCTATCAGTGGGGGCCTGGCCTTTGGGTGGTTTAGTCCTCCAGAGATCGAGGACACTATGCTCTGGCCCCGCCAAGGTACCATCCCAGATGATGTGGTCCTCTGAGAGGCCCAACTCTTGTGTCCTGACTGTTCGGCAGTCAGGCTCTTTGTGGTCTAGTTTTCTGGGAGACATCTCCTTAATATTTGAGTCCTCATAGAGTGCAGACAGCTGTGTCCTGGACTTCCTGGGACAATGGTTCCTAGGTTTTAAACCTCTGGGGGTCTGGTCCTCCAGGATTTTCATCTGCAGCAGGCAGGTCCCTCCAAAGGTCTGTCTTCCATCGTCTGGCCCTTTGGTGAGCCTGTCCCCCAAGGCCTGGCTGTTTGATGGTATAGACGACGGTGGTCCAGACTTGCTGTAGCATGGTTCTCTGCACTTAGCCCCAGCAATGTTTTTTTGTGTAGTGGCCAAACTTCCTGGGGATCTGTGGGGTGATTTGACCCTGTGACAGGAGTCATCCTCCTGTTCTAGCTCTCCAGTGGTCCTGTCTCTGTAGGACTGGTCCTCCAGTGGTGCGCTTGGTTGTGACTGGTCCCTCTCACAGGCCTGTTCCCCATGTTCTAGGCACACGCGGGGTTCCTCTCTGATCGGGCCCGCCTCTGGGGATCTCAGTGTTTGTTTAAGAAGTAGGTACTGTTGGGGGAGAGAACATACATTGTAGCAAGCAGGCCTGCTTGGGCATGGCAGGAGGTCTCTCCCTAACCCCCACCCTTGACCCTAAATGTTCAGAAAGAGTTCCAGGTTAGTGTTACCTCCTTACGGCTACTGATGGCCTGTTGCAGCCACAGCAATTCCATGGCCAAGTGGCTGCGGTGGTACTGAAGCTCTTGAAGCTGAGGTTGGCTGTGGGGCAGTCTTTGATCTGTGGCTTCtgtgaaggagggaagaaaggaaggagaaaaccttGAGGGACCAGACCCTGGGAAATGGCCTAGCCTTAGACTTTGGAAACTCCCTCCCCTGCACTGCCCAACCATGTGGTAGCCCTATCCCGGCAGAGGGAAGACGGGAAAGGGATGCAGCTTATCTAGCGCAAGCCTTTCACTCTTcagatgggaggctgaggcacagtgAGGGTCAGGGGCTTGCCCTGATCTTGGCAGAGAGGTACCTGGATTCTCCATCCTTGTCGTGTCTCTGGTCTTCTCTTGGCTGGGTTTCCTGTTCTGCTTCATCTGAAGCCAGGAGCTGTGATCTCTGCAGAGGCTTCCTTGATTTGCTGAGCTCTCTCCTGACTTCTTCAGCACCATCTCCTCCCAGGTGGCCTCTCCCTCAGACTCTTCACATGGGAAGTGGTTCCACAGCCCC includes these proteins:
- the IQCC gene encoding IQ domain-containing protein C isoform X2; protein product: MEPELLVRKVSALQVRGRARGSQDFSFREIMGSRTWTSKRDATTFSPLTARQPLEIPAVPNRAEESWDPRTPCPARPHSHHTLAPDRGNGKSLKACVRGFLVRRQFQSLRAEYEAIVREVEGDLGTLQWTEGRIPRPRFLPEKAKSHQTWKAGDRVANPEQGLWNHFPCEESEGEATWEEMVLKKSGESSANQGSLCRDHSSWLQMKQNRKPSQEKTRDTTRMENPEATDQRLPHSQPQLQELQYHRSHLAMELLWLQQAISSRKEYLLLKQTLRSPEAGPIREEPRVCLEHGEQACERDQSQPSAPLEDQSYRDRTTGELEQEDDSCHRVKSPHRSPGSLATTQKNIAGAKCREPCYSKSGPPSSIPSNSQALGDRLTKGPDDGRQTFGGTCLLQMKILEDQTPRGLKPRNHCPRKSRTQLSALYEDSNIKEMSPRKLDHKEPDCRTVRTQELGLSEDHIIWDGTLAGPEHSVLDLWRTKPPKGQAPTDRSSRDGTSNEPSHEGQKKQRTIPWRSKSPEILSSTGAGCTGEEQWRGRPWKTEPPG
- the IQCC gene encoding IQ domain-containing protein C isoform X1 encodes the protein MEPELLVRKVSALQACVRGFLVRRQFQSLRAEYEAIVREVEGDLGTLQWTEGRIPRPRFLPEKAKSHQTWKAGDRVANPEQGLWNHFPCEESEGEATWEEMVLKKSGESSANQGSLCRDHSSWLQMKQNRKPSQEKTRDTTRMENPEATDQRLPHSQPQLQELQYHRSHLAMELLWLQQAISSRKEYLLLKQTLRSPEAGPIREEPRVCLEHGEQACERDQSQPSAPLEDQSYRDRTTGELEQEDDSCHRVKSPHRSPGSLATTQKNIAGAKCREPCYSKSGPPSSIPSNSQALGDRLTKGPDDGRQTFGGTCLLQMKILEDQTPRGLKPRNHCPRKSRTQLSALYEDSNIKEMSPRKLDHKEPDCRTVRTQELGLSEDHIIWDGTLAGPEHSVLDLWRTKPPKGQAPTDRSSRDGTSNEPSHEGQKKQRTIPWRSKSPEILSSTGAGCTGEEQWRGRPWKTEPPG